A window of the Labeo rohita strain BAU-BD-2019 chromosome 1, IGBB_LRoh.1.0, whole genome shotgun sequence genome harbors these coding sequences:
- the cfap97 gene encoding cilia- and flagella-associated protein 97 isoform X1, with the protein MKYEENKTEKVPLIKVIFRGQTADMYSPKELEGEVDHSFFDSDCEANEPGSEDGRLKKLKATERQDEKTGKETHVSMDQIGNEAQSVRNSKVEARLEDDSNQSSRGQSEETGYERERQSSEGLFKGSSSLPSAKSLETINNSQSDEGSSVHSYSSDEEREQDDDFKLRKTNSNVNSDDDDDGYHRSDDESEEDVRSPVTRSTKHKGLSHGTPKKSGKFHKLSRSRSSSSDPESSHSSEERSSFPSQKSPLKHQRVGSAYQKERQKEILESEDTVTDVTPLSTPNVSPSQSIDLVLPSKPLAADVQKQQQPSVTEKMVVNDISDGSISSEGEDGPEFLKVEKQLNRVLMVSSPSSVSSSRKNYSFTNEEVREIDRENQRLLRELSRSSARSPRGSSACSKISSHRSSAPPIRLYHSALNRQREQERIQKENLAFLKRLESVKPTPGMTRDEQLADYQRQCRYLGTHNTDVPPVKLKSSKTSGRTSRPSSSPHKSRPGTAKLSRATPRPAWS; encoded by the exons ATGAAgtatgaagaaaacaaaactgaaaag gtTCCACTAATCAAGGTAATATTTAGAGGACAAACTGCAGACATGTACAGCCCCAAAGAGCTGGAGGGAGAAGTTGATCACTCCTTCTTTGACAGTGACTGTGAAGCTAATGAACCTGGTTCTGAGGATGGGCGGCTCAAAAAACTGAAGGCCACGgaaagacaagatgagaaaACAGGAAAAGAGACACATGTTTCAATGGATCAGATAGGAAATGAAGCTCAAAGTGTAAGGAACAGTAAAGTTGAAGCCAGATTGGAGGATGATTCAAACCAGAGCAGCAGGGGACAAAGTGAAGAGACAGGATATGAAAGAGAGCGACAAAGTAGTGAAGGACTTTTTAAAGGCTCTTCATCACTCCCAAGTGCCAAAAGCTTAGAGACAATAaacaacagccaatcagatgaAGGATCTAGTGTGCATTCATACTCATCTGATGAGGAAAGAGAGCAGGATGATGATTTTAAACTCAGGAAAACCAATAGTAATGTTAACagcgatgatgatgatgatggataCCATCGTAGTGATGATGAAAGTGAGGAAGATGTGAGATCGCCAGTCACGCGATCAACCAAACATAAGGGATTGTCTCATGGAACACCTAAAAAATCTGGAAAATTCCACAAGCTGAGCCGTAGCCGTTCATCATCTTCTGACCCTGAATCCTCCCACAGTAGTGAAGAGAGAAGCTCTTTTCCATCTCAGAAATCACCTCTAAAGCATCAGCGGGTGGGTTCAGCTTATCAGAAAGAGCGACAAAAAGAAATTTTAGAATCTGAAGACACGGTTACTGATGTGACCCCTCTTTCGACGCCAAATGTTAGTCCTTCCCAGTCCATTGATTTGGTTCTGCCCTCAAAACCTCTGGCAGCAGATGTTCAAAAGCAACAACAGCCTAGTGTTACTGAGAAGATGGTTGTGAATGATATTTCGGATGGCAGTATAAGTTCTGAAGGAGAGGATGGACCAG AGTTTTTAAAAGTAGAGAAACAGTTAAACAGAGTACTCATGGTCTCCAGTCCTAGCAGTGTTAGCAGCAGCCGTAAGAACTATTCCTTCACAAATGAAGAGGTACGGGAGATCGACCGGGAGAACCAGCGGTTACTACGTGAACTGTCTCGGTCATCAGCCCGTTCACCAAGGGGCAGCTCCGCCTGCTCCAAAATCAGTAGTCACAGGAGTAGTGCACCACCCATACGCCTATACCACAGCGCCCTCAACAGACAGCGAGAGCAAGAGCGAATTCAGAAGGAAAACCTG GCATTCCTGAAGCGTCTAGAATCTGTGAAGCCCACTCCTGGCATGACCCGAGATGAACAGCTAGCTGATTACCAGCGGCAGTGCCGATACCTGGGAACACACAATACGGATGTTCCACCAGTCAAACTCAAGTCCAGTAAAACATCTG GAAGGACTTCAAGACCTAGCAGTAGTCCTCACAAATCTAGACCGGGAACCGCTAAACTCAGCAGAGCAACACCACGGCCTGCATGGTCCTGA
- the cfap97 gene encoding cilia- and flagella-associated protein 97 isoform X2 — protein sequence MYSPKELEGEVDHSFFDSDCEANEPGSEDGRLKKLKATERQDEKTGKETHVSMDQIGNEAQSVRNSKVEARLEDDSNQSSRGQSEETGYERERQSSEGLFKGSSSLPSAKSLETINNSQSDEGSSVHSYSSDEEREQDDDFKLRKTNSNVNSDDDDDGYHRSDDESEEDVRSPVTRSTKHKGLSHGTPKKSGKFHKLSRSRSSSSDPESSHSSEERSSFPSQKSPLKHQRVGSAYQKERQKEILESEDTVTDVTPLSTPNVSPSQSIDLVLPSKPLAADVQKQQQPSVTEKMVVNDISDGSISSEGEDGPEFLKVEKQLNRVLMVSSPSSVSSSRKNYSFTNEEVREIDRENQRLLRELSRSSARSPRGSSACSKISSHRSSAPPIRLYHSALNRQREQERIQKENLAFLKRLESVKPTPGMTRDEQLADYQRQCRYLGTHNTDVPPVKLKSSKTSGRTSRPSSSPHKSRPGTAKLSRATPRPAWS from the exons ATGTACAGCCCCAAAGAGCTGGAGGGAGAAGTTGATCACTCCTTCTTTGACAGTGACTGTGAAGCTAATGAACCTGGTTCTGAGGATGGGCGGCTCAAAAAACTGAAGGCCACGgaaagacaagatgagaaaACAGGAAAAGAGACACATGTTTCAATGGATCAGATAGGAAATGAAGCTCAAAGTGTAAGGAACAGTAAAGTTGAAGCCAGATTGGAGGATGATTCAAACCAGAGCAGCAGGGGACAAAGTGAAGAGACAGGATATGAAAGAGAGCGACAAAGTAGTGAAGGACTTTTTAAAGGCTCTTCATCACTCCCAAGTGCCAAAAGCTTAGAGACAATAaacaacagccaatcagatgaAGGATCTAGTGTGCATTCATACTCATCTGATGAGGAAAGAGAGCAGGATGATGATTTTAAACTCAGGAAAACCAATAGTAATGTTAACagcgatgatgatgatgatggataCCATCGTAGTGATGATGAAAGTGAGGAAGATGTGAGATCGCCAGTCACGCGATCAACCAAACATAAGGGATTGTCTCATGGAACACCTAAAAAATCTGGAAAATTCCACAAGCTGAGCCGTAGCCGTTCATCATCTTCTGACCCTGAATCCTCCCACAGTAGTGAAGAGAGAAGCTCTTTTCCATCTCAGAAATCACCTCTAAAGCATCAGCGGGTGGGTTCAGCTTATCAGAAAGAGCGACAAAAAGAAATTTTAGAATCTGAAGACACGGTTACTGATGTGACCCCTCTTTCGACGCCAAATGTTAGTCCTTCCCAGTCCATTGATTTGGTTCTGCCCTCAAAACCTCTGGCAGCAGATGTTCAAAAGCAACAACAGCCTAGTGTTACTGAGAAGATGGTTGTGAATGATATTTCGGATGGCAGTATAAGTTCTGAAGGAGAGGATGGACCAG AGTTTTTAAAAGTAGAGAAACAGTTAAACAGAGTACTCATGGTCTCCAGTCCTAGCAGTGTTAGCAGCAGCCGTAAGAACTATTCCTTCACAAATGAAGAGGTACGGGAGATCGACCGGGAGAACCAGCGGTTACTACGTGAACTGTCTCGGTCATCAGCCCGTTCACCAAGGGGCAGCTCCGCCTGCTCCAAAATCAGTAGTCACAGGAGTAGTGCACCACCCATACGCCTATACCACAGCGCCCTCAACAGACAGCGAGAGCAAGAGCGAATTCAGAAGGAAAACCTG GCATTCCTGAAGCGTCTAGAATCTGTGAAGCCCACTCCTGGCATGACCCGAGATGAACAGCTAGCTGATTACCAGCGGCAGTGCCGATACCTGGGAACACACAATACGGATGTTCCACCAGTCAAACTCAAGTCCAGTAAAACATCTG GAAGGACTTCAAGACCTAGCAGTAGTCCTCACAAATCTAGACCGGGAACCGCTAAACTCAGCAGAGCAACACCACGGCCTGCATGGTCCTGA